A region from the candidate division WOR-3 bacterium genome encodes:
- the moaA gene encoding GTP 3',8-cyclase MoaA — protein sequence MILKDSFGREFDYLRISLTDRCNLRCFYCMPEEGVKLFKKEEILSLEEIEFLVEFFYKNFSIKKVRFTGGEPLLRKGFEDLVIKIKKNIPEIDLNITTNGILLKEKAIFLKDFDIKVNLSLDTLKKEKFKKITGFDFLDEIIEGLDLCNKLKIPLKINTVMLKGINDEEIFDLIEFSGEKGIPIRFIEYMPLSGNANWKKFFISKKEIIEKIKAKYDIIYYEKEKIAENYNLNNDKKFVTKVGFISTITDTFCNSCSRLRITSDGNMVLCLFDKRGYNLKEFLRPEVREKELYDFILKIVKLKPEGFIALKKSFFDNGENIESFFVMRKIGG from the coding sequence ATGATTCTTAAAGATAGTTTTGGAAGAGAATTTGATTACTTAAGGATTTCTTTAACAGACAGGTGTAATTTGAGATGTTTTTATTGTATGCCAGAGGAAGGAGTTAAACTTTTTAAAAAGGAGGAAATTCTTTCCCTTGAAGAGATAGAATTTCTTGTAGAATTTTTTTATAAGAATTTTTCAATAAAAAAGGTAAGGTTTACAGGGGGGGAGCCGCTTTTAAGGAAAGGTTTTGAAGATTTAGTTATTAAAATTAAAAAGAATATTCCTGAAATTGACCTTAATATAACAACTAATGGAATTCTTCTTAAAGAAAAAGCTATATTTTTAAAGGATTTTGATATAAAGGTTAATTTAAGTCTTGATACTTTAAAAAAGGAAAAATTTAAGAAAATAACAGGATTTGATTTTCTTGATGAAATAATTGAAGGTCTTGATTTATGTAATAAATTAAAAATTCCTTTAAAAATAAATACTGTAATGTTAAAGGGAATAAATGATGAGGAAATTTTTGATTTGATTGAATTTTCAGGGGAAAAAGGAATTCCGATAAGATTTATAGAGTATATGCCACTTTCAGGAAATGCAAACTGGAAAAAATTTTTTATCTCAAAAAAAGAAATTATAGAAAAAATAAAGGCAAAATATGATATTATTTATTATGAAAAAGAAAAAATTGCAGAAAATTATAATTTAAATAATGATAAAAAATTTGTGACAAAAGTAGGATTTATATCCACAATAACAGATACATTCTGTAATTCCTGTTCAAGACTCAGAATAACTTCCGATGGTAATATGGTTTTGTGTTTATTTGATAAAAGAGGTTACAATTTAAAAGAATTCTTAAGACCAGAGGTAAGGGAAAAGGAACTTTATGATTTTATTTTAAAAATTGTAAAATTAAAACCAGAAGGTTTTATAGCATTAAAGAAAAGTTTTTTTGATAATGGTGAAAATATAGAAAGTTTTTTTGTTATGAGGAAAATCGGAGGTTAA
- a CDS encoding molybdenum cofactor guanylyltransferase, with translation MDKSIKVAILAGGRSERFESDKRFFKIDKRYMIEIIILKLKNFFDEIFILCDDKKIIEKKLGILINNLNLKLIEDKIKYMGPLYAIYNFFNKTDCKNVLFFPVDMPFIPMEFIKFLLNLCEKFNFEKIVLISEDKPLPIFLSSIFKREIENYLKKGNSIKGFIERIKLKDENKIYFIKEEELKIFGDYNFYLKNINKRDDLNDS, from the coding sequence ATGGATAAAAGTATAAAGGTTGCAATACTTGCTGGTGGAAGATCAGAAAGATTTGAAAGTGACAAAAGATTTTTTAAGATTGATAAAAGATATATGATAGAGATAATTATTTTAAAGTTGAAAAATTTTTTTGATGAAATTTTTATTCTCTGTGATGATAAGAAAATCATAGAAAAAAAGTTAGGGATTCTAATTAATAATTTGAATTTAAAATTAATAGAGGATAAAATTAAATATATGGGTCCCCTTTATGCAATATATAATTTTTTTAATAAAACAGATTGTAAGAATGTCTTGTTTTTTCCTGTGGATATGCCCTTTATTCCCATGGAATTTATAAAATTTTTATTGAATCTTTGTGAAAAGTTTAATTTTGAAAAAATTGTTTTAATTTCAGAGGATAAACCTTTACCTATTTTTTTAAGCTCTATTTTTAAAAGGGAAATTGAAAATTATTTAAAAAAAGGCAATTCCATAAAGGGATTTATAGAAAGGATAAAATTAAAGGATGAAAATAAAATTTATTTTATAAAGGAGGAAGAACTCAAGATTTTTGGAGATTATAATTTTTATCTAAAAAACATAAATAAAAGGGATGACTTAAATGATTCTTAA
- a CDS encoding molecular chaperone TorD family protein, whose translation MIDEKELKKEAELRSKSFLLLSHFYLKRPDPEFLRKIKREEFSSYLKKISLYFEKFYEHTEKLSDEKILDELCVDFTKLLRGIKKGYSLPPPYESVWRGENTLMGNFTREVLNFYLNSGINISIEDELPDYIGIELKFFSLLAFYERNAWESSSLNDAKRFLKLQKEFLEKHILTWVFYFCEEMFKRAETYFYKGISLLTKFLLSETKERIDELLINLKDG comes from the coding sequence ATGATTGATGAAAAGGAGTTGAAGAAGGAGGCGGAATTAAGAAGTAAATCATTTTTACTTCTTTCCCATTTTTATTTAAAAAGACCTGACCCTGAATTTTTGAGAAAGATTAAGAGAGAGGAATTCAGTAGTTATTTAAAAAAAATATCTTTATATTTTGAAAAATTTTATGAACATACAGAAAAATTAAGTGATGAGAAAATTCTGGATGAGTTATGTGTGGATTTTACTAAACTCTTGCGCGGTATAAAAAAGGGTTACTCTTTACCACCTCCCTATGAATCAGTCTGGAGGGGAGAAAATACTCTTATGGGAAATTTTACAAGAGAAGTATTGAATTTTTATTTAAATTCAGGAATAAATATTTCAATAGAAGATGAACTTCCTGATTATATTGGAATAGAACTTAAATTTTTCTCACTTCTTGCCTTTTATGAAAGAAATGCCTGGGAAAGTTCTTCTTTAAATGATGCAAAAAGGTTTCTTAAGCTTCAGAAGGAATTTTTAGAAAAGCATATTTTAACCTGGGTTTTTTATTTCTGTGAAGAAATGTTTAAAAGAGCAGAAACTTACTTTTATAAGGGTATCTCCCTTTTGACAAAATTTTTGCTTTCGGAAACAAAAGAAAGAATTGACGAACTTTTAATTAATTTAAAGGATGGATAA
- a CDS encoding 4Fe-4S dicluster domain-containing protein — MARYGLVIDLKKCCGCRSCVAACKIENMVQKGNYWNFVIEYEEGTYPNVRRIFIPMNCMHCDNPPCMKACPEKAIKKNEYGIVLIDYDKCKGKRYCIAACPYGVIHYINKEESYYPNYKTPYENLDKKARHPLHRKKPGIAEKCTLCWHRIEKALKEGKKPGSDYDSTPACVPVCPVEARYFGDLDDPESEVSKLIKKRNGKKLKEEFGTNPKVYYLF; from the coding sequence ATGGCAAGGTATGGGCTTGTTATAGATTTAAAAAAATGTTGTGGATGTAGGAGTTGTGTTGCAGCCTGCAAAATAGAAAATATGGTTCAAAAAGGAAATTACTGGAATTTTGTTATTGAATATGAAGAAGGAACATATCCTAATGTTAGAAGAATTTTTATACCTATGAACTGTATGCATTGTGATAATCCACCATGTATGAAAGCCTGTCCCGAAAAGGCAATCAAAAAAAATGAATATGGAATAGTCCTAATTGATTACGATAAATGTAAAGGTAAAAGGTATTGTATTGCAGCCTGTCCTTATGGTGTTATTCATTACATAAATAAAGAGGAAAGTTATTATCCTAATTACAAAACTCCTTATGAGAATTTGGATAAAAAAGCAAGACATCCCCTTCACAGAAAAAAACCAGGGATCGCAGAAAAATGCACCTTGTGCTGGCACAGAATAGAAAAGGCACTTAAAGAAGGTAAAAAACCAGGTAGTGATTATGACTCAACTCCTGCCTGTGTTCCAGTCTGTCCTGTAGAAGCAAGATATTTTGGTGACCTTGATGATCCTGAAAGTGAAGTTTCTAAACTTATAAAAAAGAGGAATGGTAAAAAATTAAAGGAGGAATTTGGAACAAATCCAAAGGTTTATTACCTATTTTAA
- a CDS encoding molybdopterin-dependent oxidoreductase has translation MAITRREFLKKTFSFTTIALLSDLFFDFKNLTAEENKSIVNFSPDEDVMIPSTDTMCVNFCGIRVRRVNGVIRAIYGNPESPYNKGHLCPKGQAGIFHTYNPYRIKAPLKRTNPNKGLGEDPKWKEISWEEAFDEIVKKLKEIKDEDPRGLTFHISHGKYLIGDKFTKPFCKAFGTPNHVHRTTVCEAARHVADEITWGGHGPLPDLEYTKYFINIGANFTEAEQWARWLDRTSLKRIVDGDMKMVVIEPRLSNTASKANEWVPIRPGKDALFLLAMAKELIKMNYIDEEFLKNYTDAAYLVGEDKKFYKDEKNNFYVYDNKNKKIVPYDEHEEISLDTEIAIEGKKYKTAFRIFKEYVLSLKDKEIEEITGIPYSTIKRIAKEFGENANIGKTIEIDGEKLRYRPVCVYTFRGLVAREYGTQNWRAGLIVNMLVGNFDAVGGLLLYKADPNYKSMKPSKCEYPPQRVDLQESVFYPFATHNVAQQVAYTYSEPEKYGLPYKPRMAIFYATNRILSTSDIQKQIEGYKNVYSVNINVVLDETAEMADIVLPDKTYLESWHYSSTRWVPDAEHKAIRQPVVDVFNLKYDAFSILMEIAKRLSILDKFIDEINKEWKLEDKEKKFEKRVYDSKEAVQIIWEAETGKPFDYAIQHGLYIKKRDVKKRYLSEAEKYNGKGKPKMHFYAEQLVYTKEKVFEIMEKNDNVKKVFMEWFEENDLNELRKILDIVYSPLPLKEHAFPTPHRKRDPKEYPFYLITYKRMYRTQTDFHALNPLLNEIANDSDTNYCLINKKTAGKLGIDEGDKIIVESKIGKVEAIARLTEGIRPDTVAISYHYGRFSKSFPSYAKKGVLPNFILELHPDLLSGENSFNDTKVKIYKA, from the coding sequence ATGGCTATAACAAGAAGAGAGTTTCTTAAAAAAACATTTTCCTTTACAACAATTGCTCTCCTTTCTGATTTATTTTTTGATTTTAAAAATTTAACTGCCGAGGAAAATAAGTCTATAGTAAATTTCTCACCTGATGAAGATGTAATGATCCCTTCAACAGATACGATGTGTGTTAATTTCTGTGGAATAAGGGTAAGAAGGGTAAATGGTGTTATAAGGGCAATATATGGAAATCCTGAAAGTCCTTATAATAAGGGTCACCTTTGTCCAAAGGGGCAGGCTGGAATTTTTCATACCTACAATCCTTACAGAATTAAAGCACCTTTAAAGAGAACTAATCCTAATAAGGGTTTGGGTGAGGACCCTAAATGGAAGGAAATTTCATGGGAAGAAGCCTTTGATGAGATTGTAAAAAAGTTGAAAGAAATAAAGGATGAAGATCCAAGAGGACTTACTTTCCATATTTCTCACGGAAAATATTTAATTGGTGATAAATTTACAAAGCCCTTCTGCAAAGCCTTTGGAACCCCTAACCATGTTCATAGAACAACAGTTTGTGAGGCAGCAAGGCATGTAGCAGATGAGATTACCTGGGGAGGTCATGGTCCATTACCTGACCTTGAATATACAAAATATTTTATAAATATTGGGGCAAATTTTACAGAGGCTGAACAATGGGCAAGATGGCTTGATAGGACTTCCTTGAAAAGAATAGTAGATGGTGATATGAAAATGGTTGTTATTGAACCAAGATTGTCCAATACCGCAAGTAAGGCAAATGAATGGGTTCCTATAAGACCTGGTAAAGATGCTCTTTTTCTACTTGCAATGGCAAAGGAATTAATTAAAATGAATTATATTGATGAGGAATTTTTGAAAAATTATACAGATGCAGCTTATCTTGTTGGGGAAGATAAAAAATTCTATAAGGATGAAAAGAATAATTTCTATGTTTATGATAATAAGAATAAAAAGATAGTTCCTTACGATGAACATGAAGAAATATCCCTTGATACAGAGATAGCTATTGAAGGTAAAAAATATAAAACTGCTTTTAGAATTTTTAAAGAGTATGTGTTATCTTTAAAGGATAAGGAGATTGAGGAAATCACAGGAATTCCTTATAGCACAATAAAAAGAATTGCAAAGGAATTTGGTGAAAATGCTAATATTGGAAAAACAATAGAAATTGACGGTGAGAAATTAAGATATAGACCTGTTTGTGTTTACACTTTCAGGGGACTTGTTGCCAGGGAATATGGTACCCAGAATTGGAGGGCTGGTCTAATAGTTAATATGCTTGTAGGTAATTTTGACGCTGTTGGTGGTCTTTTACTTTATAAGGCTGACCCAAATTATAAGAGCATGAAACCATCCAAGTGTGAATATCCTCCCCAAAGGGTTGATTTACAGGAGAGTGTATTTTATCCCTTTGCAACCCATAATGTAGCTCAGCAGGTAGCATATACTTATAGCGAACCCGAAAAATATGGACTTCCTTATAAACCCAGGATGGCAATATTTTATGCGACAAATAGAATACTCTCTACTTCAGATATACAGAAACAGATTGAGGGTTATAAAAATGTTTATTCTGTAAATATAAATGTTGTGCTGGATGAAACAGCAGAGATGGCGGATATAGTTTTACCTGATAAAACCTATCTTGAATCCTGGCACTATTCATCCACAAGATGGGTTCCTGATGCTGAACACAAGGCGATTAGGCAGCCTGTTGTTGATGTATTTAATCTAAAATATGATGCTTTTTCAATACTTATGGAAATCGCTAAAAGGCTTTCTATTCTCGATAAGTTTATAGATGAAATAAATAAGGAATGGAAACTGGAAGATAAGGAAAAGAAATTTGAAAAAAGGGTATACGATTCAAAGGAGGCAGTTCAGATTATCTGGGAAGCAGAAACAGGAAAACCTTTTGATTATGCAATTCAGCATGGTCTTTATATTAAAAAAAGGGATGTAAAAAAGAGATATTTAAGTGAGGCAGAAAAATATAATGGTAAAGGTAAACCAAAGATGCATTTTTATGCTGAACAACTTGTTTATACAAAGGAAAAAGTTTTTGAAATAATGGAAAAAAATGATAATGTAAAAAAAGTTTTTATGGAATGGTTTGAGGAAAATGATTTAAATGAATTAAGAAAAATTCTTGACATAGTATATTCTCCTTTACCATTAAAAGAGCATGCTTTTCCAACACCCCATCGTAAAAGGGACCCTAAGGAATATCCCTTTTACCTTATCACATATAAGAGAATGTATAGAACGCAAACAGATTTCCACGCCTTAAATCCACTTTTGAATGAGATTGCCAATGATTCAGACACAAATTACTGTTTGATAAATAAAAAAACTGCAGGAAAACTTGGTATTGATGAAGGTGATAAAATTATTGTTGAAAGTAAAATTGGTAAAGTAGAAGCTATTGCAAGGTTAACAGAGGGAATTAGACCTGATACAGTTGCTATAAGTTACCATTATGGAAGGTTTTCAAAATCATTTCCCTCCTATGCTAAAAAAGGAGTTTTACCAAACTTCATATTAGAACTTCATCCTGATCTTTTATCAGGGGAAAATTCTTTTAATGACACAAAGGTAAAAATTTATAAAGCATAA
- the dcd gene encoding dCTP deaminase — protein MGIKNDKWIKKMAFEARMIEPFSETLVTKNVISYGTSSYGYDIRIADEFKIFTNVFSTVVDPKNFDPKSFVEFKGNECIIPPNSFALGRSVEYFRIPRNVLGICLGKSTYARCGIVINITPLEPEWEGFITIEISNTTPLPAKIYANEGIAQVIFIEGDEICEISYKDRKGKYQAQKGIVLPKI, from the coding sequence ATGGGAATAAAAAACGATAAGTGGATTAAGAAAATGGCTTTTGAGGCAAGGATGATAGAGCCTTTTTCTGAAACTCTTGTTACAAAAAATGTAATTTCATACGGAACATCTTCTTATGGATACGATATAAGAATTGCTGATGAATTTAAAATTTTTACAAATGTTTTTTCAACAGTTGTAGATCCCAAGAATTTTGATCCAAAGTCCTTTGTAGAATTTAAAGGTAATGAGTGTATAATTCCGCCTAATTCCTTTGCCCTTGGAAGAAGTGTTGAATATTTCAGGATCCCGAGAAATGTGCTGGGTATATGTCTTGGTAAATCAACTTATGCCCGATGTGGAATTGTTATAAATATAACTCCCCTTGAGCCAGAATGGGAAGGATTTATTACAATTGAAATTTCAAATACAACTCCTCTTCCTGCGAAGATATATGCAAATGAGGGAATAGCACAGGTTATTTTTATAGAAGGTGATGAGATATGTGAGATTTCCTATAAGGATAGAAAGGGAAAGTATCAGGCTCAAAAGGGTATAGTTCTTCCGAAAATTTGA
- the cysS gene encoding cysteine--tRNA ligase, whose protein sequence is MKIFNTISKKIENFIPLEEGKVKFYFCGMTVQDSPHLGHLRAFLCADILVRFLEYKGYKIKFVLNITDIDDKIIQKAIKEGKDFREIAERYEREFFEVSEKINLRKADIYPRATQHITEISEIIKKLLNKKLAYESEGNIWYDVSEFDEYGKLSGKPLEELEKGARVEPDPTKKDPLDFSLWKKRKENEPFFYSPFGEGRPGWHIECSAMSMKHLGETIDIHGGGEDLIFPHHENEIAQSKGATGKEFARYWFHTGLLRMKGEKMSKSTGLFFRAIDALKRYHPDVLRYFLLKAHYRSPLEYDENSLEEAKKSWDKIKDVIFKGENKELEGFSPPIREYLKKFESALEEDLNTPKVFAILHELKNLANKLYEEGKEEFFEVKNLMIFILKILGFKLDEEKINSSLLNNLLSTIIEIRQLLREEKIFHLSDKIREKLKNFGIELLDTKKGTEYKILK, encoded by the coding sequence ATGAAAATTTTCAATACTATAAGTAAAAAAATTGAAAATTTTATTCCCTTGGAGGAGGGAAAGGTCAAATTTTATTTCTGTGGAATGACTGTCCAGGATTCACCACACCTTGGCCATTTAAGAGCATTTCTATGTGCTGATATTCTTGTAAGGTTCTTAGAATACAAAGGTTATAAAATTAAATTTGTTTTAAATATTACTGATATTGATGATAAGATTATTCAGAAGGCAATTAAAGAGGGAAAAGATTTTAGGGAAATAGCAGAAAGATATGAAAGGGAATTTTTTGAAGTTAGTGAAAAGATTAATTTAAGAAAAGCTGATATTTACCCAAGAGCAACTCAACATATAACTGAAATTTCCGAAATTATAAAAAAATTACTGAATAAGAAGCTTGCTTATGAATCTGAGGGAAATATATGGTATGATGTTTCAGAATTTGATGAATATGGAAAATTGTCGGGTAAACCCTTAGAGGAACTTGAAAAAGGAGCAAGGGTTGAACCGGACCCAACAAAGAAGGACCCCCTTGATTTTTCTTTATGGAAAAAGAGAAAAGAAAATGAGCCCTTCTTTTATTCACCCTTTGGAGAAGGTAGACCCGGATGGCATATAGAGTGTTCTGCAATGAGTATGAAACACCTTGGTGAAACAATTGATATCCATGGAGGAGGCGAAGATTTAATATTTCCACATCATGAAAATGAAATTGCTCAGAGTAAAGGAGCAACCGGTAAAGAATTTGCAAGATACTGGTTTCACACAGGATTACTGAGAATGAAAGGTGAAAAAATGAGTAAATCAACTGGACTTTTTTTCAGAGCAATTGATGCTCTCAAAAGATATCACCCTGATGTTTTGAGATACTTTTTATTAAAAGCCCACTATAGATCACCACTTGAATATGATGAAAATTCTCTTGAAGAAGCAAAAAAGTCATGGGATAAAATAAAAGATGTTATTTTTAAAGGGGAAAATAAAGAATTAGAGGGCTTTTCACCTCCAATTAGGGAATATTTAAAAAAATTTGAATCAGCACTTGAAGAGGATTTAAATACCCCTAAAGTTTTTGCAATTTTACATGAGTTAAAAAATTTAGCTAATAAACTCTATGAGGAGGGTAAAGAAGAATTTTTCGAAGTAAAAAATTTAATGATTTTTATACTTAAAATTTTAGGTTTTAAACTGGATGAGGAAAAAATTAATTCTTCCCTTTTAAATAACCTTCTTTCAACAATAATTGAAATAAGACAATTGCTTAGAGAAGAAAAAATTTTTCATTTAAGTGATAAAATAAGGGAAAAATTAAAAAATTTTGGAATAGAACTTTTAGATACAAAAAAGGGAACAGAATATAAAATTTTAAAATAA
- a CDS encoding glycosyltransferase family 4 protein, whose translation MEKKHYILITPEYPPFRGGISRCLSSIYGTFPSDSLTVIAPYFKGSEVFDFNQNYKIKRLNKFFYFLPKKLRLFLFIFSLTFSLFLEVLKNKEKKIVIHSGHVLSGISAFILKKILKVPYIQWTHAIEVMDKRRFWLIKNILNFANYVITISKFSEDYLKRFVSEEKIKKIRHPLPEIKYPSREMVEKVSREVSGKKVILTVARLEKFNRYKGVDLTIRSFKKVKEEIPESVYIVIGGGGLKSYYEEMAKSLGLGESVIFKGEISDDELYAWYSICDLFVMPSRVEKNYKGILGEGFGLVFLEASFFGKPVIGGEGGCKDAIINGVTGFLVNPRDEDELKEKIIYLLRNPSIAKKMGEEGKRWAESVKREELGLYLRELL comes from the coding sequence ATGGAAAAAAAACACTATATATTGATAACACCTGAATATCCACCTTTTAGAGGAGGTATTTCAAGATGTCTTTCTTCAATATATGGGACATTTCCTTCAGACTCACTTACTGTAATTGCCCCCTATTTTAAAGGTTCAGAAGTATTTGATTTTAATCAAAATTATAAAATTAAAAGGTTGAATAAATTTTTTTATTTTTTGCCAAAAAAATTAAGGCTTTTTTTATTTATTTTTTCTTTAACCTTTTCTCTTTTTTTAGAAGTTTTAAAAAATAAAGAGAAAAAAATAGTTATACATTCAGGGCATGTTTTAAGTGGTATTTCTGCATTTATTTTAAAAAAAATTTTAAAAGTTCCATACATACAATGGACACATGCAATTGAAGTTATGGATAAAAGAAGATTCTGGTTAATAAAGAATATTTTGAATTTTGCAAATTATGTTATAACAATAAGCAAATTTTCAGAAGATTATTTAAAGAGATTTGTTTCTGAAGAAAAGATAAAAAAAATTAGGCATCCATTACCAGAAATTAAGTATCCCTCAAGAGAAATGGTTGAAAAAGTTTCAAGGGAAGTTAGCGGGAAAAAGGTTATTTTAACTGTTGCAAGATTAGAAAAGTTTAACAGGTATAAGGGAGTTGATTTAACAATAAGAAGTTTTAAAAAAGTCAAGGAAGAAATTCCAGAATCGGTTTATATAGTAATCGGTGGTGGGGGTTTAAAAAGTTATTATGAAGAGATGGCTAAATCTTTAGGATTGGGAGAAAGTGTTATTTTTAAAGGAGAAATTTCTGATGATGAGCTTTATGCATGGTATTCAATATGTGATTTATTTGTAATGCCTTCAAGGGTTGAGAAAAATTATAAGGGTATTTTGGGTGAGGGTTTTGGACTTGTTTTCTTGGAGGCTTCTTTTTTTGGTAAACCTGTTATAGGAGGGGAGGGTGGATGTAAGGATGCAATAATTAATGGAGTTACAGGTTTTTTAGTTAACCCGAGAGATGAAGATGAGCTTAAAGAGAAAATTATCTATTTACTCAGAAATCCTTCTATTGCAAAGAAGATGGGAGAAGAGGGAAAAAGATGGGCAGAGAGTGTAAAGAGAGAAGAGCTCGGTTTATATTTAAGAGAACTTCTCTAA